In the genome of Myroides phaeus, one region contains:
- a CDS encoding phosphoglycerate kinase — MSSIGNLNFKDKKVLIRVDFNVPLDENFNVTDTNRIEAAKATIDKVVNDGGVAILMSHLGRPKGEVNEKYSLKHIVAKTAEVLGREVTFVNDCIGDNVKAVIDNSKSGDVILLENLRFYAQEEKGEEEFSKALASLADFYINDAFGTAHRAHASTTIVAKYFGENKCFGYLLAKEIESLDKVLNSTDKPVTAVLGGSKVSSKITIIENILDKIDHMIIGGGMTFTFIKALGGKIGNSICEDDKIELALEILEKAKEKNVQIHLPIDIVAADAFAADANVKIVAANEIPDGWQGLDVGPKTLESLKPVVAESKIILWNGPLGVFEMEKFANGTIELGNFIAEATKKGTFSLVGGGDSVAAVKQFGLAPKMSYVSTGGGAMLEMLEGKALPGIKAIQE; from the coding sequence ATGAGTTCTATCGGAAACTTAAATTTTAAAGATAAGAAAGTCTTAATTCGCGTTGACTTTAATGTGCCATTAGATGAAAATTTTAATGTTACAGATACTAATAGAATAGAAGCTGCTAAAGCTACTATTGATAAAGTAGTAAATGATGGTGGAGTTGCTATTTTAATGTCTCACTTAGGAAGACCAAAAGGAGAAGTTAATGAGAAATATTCTTTAAAACATATTGTTGCTAAAACAGCAGAAGTTTTAGGAAGAGAAGTAACATTTGTAAACGACTGTATTGGAGATAACGTAAAAGCTGTAATTGATAACAGTAAATCTGGTGATGTAATATTATTAGAGAATTTACGTTTTTATGCTCAAGAAGAAAAAGGTGAAGAGGAGTTCTCTAAAGCTTTAGCTTCTTTAGCTGATTTCTATATTAACGATGCATTTGGAACAGCACATAGAGCGCACGCTTCAACTACAATTGTAGCTAAATACTTCGGTGAAAATAAGTGTTTTGGTTATTTATTAGCTAAAGAAATAGAGAGTTTAGATAAAGTATTAAATAGTACAGATAAACCTGTTACTGCTGTTTTAGGAGGTTCAAAAGTTTCTTCTAAAATCACTATTATCGAGAATATCTTAGATAAAATTGATCATATGATCATTGGTGGTGGTATGACTTTTACATTCATCAAAGCATTAGGTGGAAAGATTGGAAACTCTATCTGTGAAGATGATAAAATCGAATTAGCTTTAGAAATCTTAGAAAAAGCTAAAGAGAAAAATGTACAAATTCACTTGCCAATTGATATTGTTGCTGCTGACGCTTTCGCAGCTGATGCAAATGTAAAAATTGTTGCTGCTAATGAAATTCCTGACGGATGGCAAGGACTTGACGTAGGACCAAAAACATTAGAGAGCTTAAAACCTGTTGTAGCTGAATCAAAAATTATCTTGTGGAATGGGCCGTTAGGAGTATTCGAGATGGAGAAATTTGCTAATGGTACAATCGAATTAGGAAACTTTATTGCGGAAGCAACTAAGAAAGGAACTTTCTCTTTAGTAGGAGGTGGTGACTCTGTTGCGGCAGTAAAACAGTTTGGTTTAGCTCCAAAAATGAGCTATGTGTCAACTGGAGGTGGTGCAATGTTAGAAATGTTAGAAGGAAAAGCTTTACCGGGTATTAAAGCAATTCAAGAATAA